The following proteins come from a genomic window of Anopheles ziemanni chromosome 3, idAnoZiCoDA_A2_x.2, whole genome shotgun sequence:
- the LOC131289982 gene encoding coiled-coil and C2 domain-containing protein 1-like produces MFSFNKPTPPKRERKREPSEFGIFGLSDDIGGLGDDLDDGSDVDDDTLEAELAAITAGHGGARRPKPKPKAKGIVAPHELDAMVAASLRDVGSDDDVSDDGDDDSDLMSELTAITGGVSLDDDGADDEEDAAPPAAPPRKSSSSVDLVTLLKSRITMYTQAEEGAKKAGDSGKARRFNRGLKTLKDQLRMAEAGKAVDQSEIPPEVSVKLAGNQKDSSEEQPKPNTAPVRPAPPPPAAKPAAVEPGPSHSAPPVPPRRDAGPPQTPAPVLEEAATPDDPKLRLLNERKAQYKQAALNAKKAGNNEEAMGYVKVLKQFDVVIRALENGEEVDLSRMPPPPKEFNSGTTTASVNQPTVPSGGRPKEESKLQQEAEVPSQPSLPVPAEGEEEEAAEENLILGTTVLEALEQRLEKYKSVEQAAKEEGNSSKARRIGRIVKQYQDAIKLHKAGKPVPFDELPTPPGYGPIPVDGPPKPSTPAAGPSKPALSVPPKPPVAPQSSPESVAGTSKPSPKPATTLYDKQLALLTERHREYKQAAIEAKKAGDLEEAKECLRVFKGLEKLIEVARSGGRVDMSTLPIPLAKRNALEASFTIVTPEDCDQPVVEGGAPVGDDLDSETRIRLEEQLSKQLIICRNTRDHHRAMGDVAGMNKFENLALNVQKDLDLVRLGHRQGLPLPKFHYEKLQFNVVQCNTDLSDNEVEIKVVRGINYNVPNPKDVDTYVKFEFPYPQEDPLKGRTNLVKDTHSPEYNYQQTLEIQRNQRNCQRIFKRQALKCEVYSKGCSCCCCCHGASTGLFSSCFSGFLRSDVLIGTVSIKLQPLETQIEIHDSFPLMDGRRTVGGKLEVKIRVRNPILTKQIEQINERWVVFDS; encoded by the exons ATGTTTAGTTTCAACAAACCAACGCCACCAAAGCGTGAGCGAAAGCGAGAGCCTTCCGAG TTTGGAATATTCGGTCTTTCGGACGACATCGGCGGGCTCGGTGACGATCTGGACGATGGCAGCGATGTGGATGACGATACCTTGGAAGCGGAACTGGCTGCCATTACTGCGGGCCACGGAGGTGCAAGGCGGCCGAAGCCGAAACCGAAGGCGAAAGGAATTGTAGCACCACACGAGCTGGACGCGATGGTTGCGGCTAGCTTGCGGGACGTAGGTAGCGACGACGATGTTtccgatgatggtgatgacgaTTCGGATTTGATGAGCGAACTGACCGCTATCACCGGGGGAGTATCGTTGGATGATGATGGCGCAGACGACGAGGAAGATGCAGCACCACCGGCGGCACCTCCGAGAAAAAGTTCCTCCAGTGTAGATTTGGTCACTTTGCTCAAATCACGCATCACAATGTACACGCAGGCGGAAGAGGGCGCAAAGAAGGCGGGCGATTCGGGGAAGGCCAGACGATTTAACCGTGGTCTCAAAACGTTAAAAGACCAGTTGCGAATGGCTGAAGCGGGTAAAGCGGTTGATCAGAGTGAAATACCTCCGGAGGTGAGCGTTAAGCTTGCCGGCAATCAGAAAGATTCCTCGGAGGAGCAGCCCAAACCGAACACAGCACCGGTTCGCCCAGCGCCACCTCCACCGGCCGCAAAACCTGCGGCGGTCGAACCGGGACCATCGCATTCTGCACCACCCGTGCCTCCGAGACGTGATGCTGGTCCGCCCCAGACACCGGCGCCAGTGTTGGAGGAAGCTGCCACTCCAGATGATCCAAAATTGCGGCTCCTAAATGAGCGCAAAGCTCAATACAAGCAGGCAGCACTGAACGCAAAAAAGGCTGGCAATAACGAAGAAGCGATGGGGTATGTAAAGGTACTGAAGCAATTCGATGTGGTCATACGTGCCCTGGAGAATGGTGAGGAGGTTGACTTGAGCCGTATGCCCCCTCCACCTAAGGAATTCAATAGCGGAACGACGACGGCTTCAGTGAACCAACCAACAGTGCCTTCCGGGGGTAGACCAAAGGAGGAATCGAAGCTGCAACAGGAAGCCGAAGTGCCTTCCCAACCGTCCCTTCCAGTGCCAGCGGAgggagaggaggaggaggctgCGGAAGAAAATCTCATCCTCGGCACGACGGTCCTGGAGGCCCTCGAGCAGCGATTGGAAAAGTATAAATCGGTCGAGCAGGCGGCAAAGGAAGAAGGCAACAGTTCCAAAGCACGAAGAATTGGCCGCATTGTGAAGCAGTATCAGGATGCTATTAAGCTACACAAAGCCGGAAAACCGGTCCCATTCGATGAGCTACCAACACCCCCTGGTTACGGACCAATCCCGGTGGATGGTCCACCGAAGCCTTCGACGCCGGCAGCCGGACCTTCCAAACCGGCTCTTTCCGTTCCACCAAAACCACCGGTTGCTCCCCAGAGCTCGCCGGAATCGGTTGCGGGTACGAGCAAGCCCTCACCGAAACCTGCGACCACTCTGTACGACAAACAATTGGCGCTTTTAACCGAACGGCATCGAGAGTATAAACAAGCGGCCATCGAAGCGAAGAAAGCGGGCGATCTCGAGGAAGCCAAGGAATGCCTGCGGGTATTCAAGGGTCTGGAAAAGCTTATCGAGGTTGCACGTTCCGGTGGGCGGGTGGATATGAGCACGCTGCCGATACCGCTGGCGAAACGCAACGCACTCGAAGCTTCCTTTACCATCGTAACGCCGGAGGATTGTGATCAGCCCGTCGTCGAAGGTGGTGCACCGGTCGGGGACGACCTGGACAGCGAGACGCGCATTCGCCTCGAGGAGCAGTTGTCGAAGCAGCTGATTATCTGCCGGAACACGCGCGACCATCATCGGGCGATGGGCGACGTGGCCGGGATGAACAAGTTCGAAAATCTCGCACTGAACGTGCAGAAGGATCTCGATCTGGTGCGGCTTGGGCACCGGCAGGGTTTGCCGTTGCCAAAGTTCCACTACGAAAAGCTGCAGTTCAACGTGGTGCAGTGCAACACCGATCTGTCCGATAACGAGGTGGAGATTAAAGTCGTGCGTGGAATTAACTACAACGTGCCCAATCCAAAGGATGTTGATACTTACGTTAAGTTCGAGTTTCCTTATCCTCAG GAAGATCCGTTGAAGGGAAGAACGAACCTCGTTAAAGATACTCACAGCCCCGAGTACAACTACCAGCAGACGTTGGAGATCCAGCGCAATCAGCGTAACTGCCAGCGAATATTCAAACGCCAGGCGCTCAAATGCGAAGTCTATTCCAAAGG AtgcagctgctgttgctgctgtcacGGTGCATCAACTGGACTTTTCTCCTCCTGTTTCAGTGGTTTCCTCCGCTCGGACGTGCTGATTGGGACGGTCTCGATCAAGCTGCAGCCGCTGGAGACGCAGATCGAAATCCACGACTCATTTCCG CTGATGGACGGCAGACGCACGGTCGGGGGCAAGCTCGAGGTCAAAATACGTGTCCGTAATCCCATCCTGACGAAGCAAATCGAGCAGATTAACGAACGCTGGGTGGTGTTCGACTCGTAG
- the LOC131286611 gene encoding M-phase phosphoprotein 6, producing MSGKMNKVKLSKGILQMKFMSRTKEKVEKEADAEKGRALYASEITDKMLHESIKYILEPSYVPCEDLIDGRVSYGGMNPEIERIIAIETGIDIAKQQREEAVKDAKMTTDVPDAEMAKFYSTVVNSMNKKYQTKPKRLQHPLPLNIKRSK from the exons ATGTCGGGCAAAATGAATAAAGTTAAGCTTTCTAAAGGTATTTTACAGATGAAATTCATGTCCCGAACGAAGGAGAAAGTTGAAAAAGAAGCCGATGCAGAAAAGGGCCG AGCACTGTACGCCAGCGAGATTACGGACAAAATGCTACATGAATCTATCAAATACATACTGGAGCCAAGCTACGTCCCTTGTGAGGATCTTATCGACGGTCGAGTCAGCTACGGCGGTATGAATCCAGAAATTGAACGAATAATCGCTATTGAGACTGGTATCGACATTGCAAAACAGCAGCGGGAAGAAGCCGTCAAGGACGCAAAAATGACGACAGACGTGCCGGATGCGGAGATGGCGAAGTTTTACTCTACCGTAGTCAATAGTATGAACAAGAAGTACCAAACCAAGCCGAAGCGACTTCAACATCCGTTACCACTTAACATAAAGCGTTCGAAGTAG
- the LOC131286610 gene encoding ubiquinone biosynthesis O-methyltransferase-like: MIPQHCLRLFRQTAFLRRTSRSFSSPSDTIRTQYSNVDQREVENLSKQSTEWWDPNGPIRGLHAMNALRVPLIRDGLIATGVVERDRIQKPDVLRNVNILEVGCGGGILTEVLARLQANVVGIDPSEKLIGVARDHAKENRSLKQDLIQYHVETVEQHAAKNYERYDAVVSSEVLEHVNDKVAFIEQCLSNLKPGGSFFITTISKTTPSWLGAIVAAEQIFKLVPEGTHDWDKFISPLDLQRILTSYNCNTILVHGMFYQFWSNRWCWTQNTDINYAIQAVKIKEA, translated from the exons ATGATACCTCAGCATTGCCTACGGCTGTTTCGACAGACAGCTTTCCTCCGAAG AACATCTCgaagtttttcttctccctccgACACAATTCGAACGCAGTACAGCAACGTAGACCAGCGTGAAGTGGAAAACCTTTCGAAACAATCAACCGAATGGTGGGATCCGAATGGTCCCATTCGGGGACTGCACGCCATGAACGCCCTCCGTGTCCCGCTCATCCGTGACGGGTTGATTGCCACGGGGGTGGTGGAACGTGATCGAATTCAAAAACCGGACGTTCTCAGGAATGTGAATATTCTTGAAGTAGGCTGCGGTGGAGGCATACTTACGGAAGTGCTTGCCCGACTCCAGGCGAATGTTGTTGGCATCGATCCGAGCGAGAAGTTGATCGGTGTGGCTAGAGATCATGCCAAAGAGAACCGCTCGTTGAAGCAAGACCTTATTCAATACCACGTAGAAACGGTCGAACAACATGCAGCCAAGAATTACGAACGATACGACGCCGTGGTGTCGTCAGAGGTATTAGAACACGTTAACGACAAGGTTGCTTTCATCGAGCAGTGTCTAAGCAACCTCAAGCCGGGAGGATCATTtttcatcaccaccatcagtaAAACGACGCCCTCGTGGTTGGGTGCTATTGTTGCGGCAGAACAAATTTTTAAGCTTGTGCCAGAAGGCACACACGATTGGGATAAGTTTATATCACCCCTTGATCTACAGAGAATTCTTACCAGTTACAACTGCAACACTATCCTAGTGCATGGAATGTTTTATCAGTTTTGGTCGAATCGGTGGTGCTGGACACAAAATACTGACATAAACTACGCTATTCAAGCTGTTAAAATTAAAGAAGCATAa
- the LOC131289748 gene encoding nucleolar complex protein 2 homolog yields the protein MKIKQSKKKPDFQNMSLDNFLDNMDVDAGEEEPETKPKSKLKANGIDKAKKKIKAKGEGSTKEQLQPAVSESNPKKKAAKTLEPEDTDEEYDEDAAMEEVEREHQLALSKLEKTDPELFAFLKKNDEKLLKFGAMDSDISDFSDSEDEADKEEDEEEGVHKPSGKLEVASDESDFEPDEEQGVEKDEEDGDDGDEEEEAEADGGKKGPAEHEPGTKITFKMLRAWTKDLTTLPVKYVHPIRNICYAFSSAIHTVTGDQGTIPPYRVEGSAMFNAIVQTCVLHLVPAVRSYLRLTDKRQFKDIKKDKKFIKVRACLKNYLADLTNLIENVSSTHIMSVLLKHLHQFSWILIRFPLCTKPILKRMIVIWSTSDEETIRVLAFLVILKVTYAQKRYLSVVLKAMYLAYVKNSKFVSPNTLPNINFMRRSLSELFLIDFNVAYQHMFLYIRQLAIHLRNATVLQKKESLQYIYNWQYINSLKLWGDILGTAHGNGNALEPLIYPLVSITIGVIKLTPSAQYFPLRFHCCRILTQLNAKTRIYIPVLPFLVEVLKSNSFNEKHKKLSLRPVNLTCLLRFAPANIQENGYKDAVLDQIYELILEFAANESASVAYPEIVLPIILQLRQYAKATTVYKYARKMKQLSDKLMENYEFMDKRRSKLDIPLADTDRIRGWEETVRASGTPLRTFYATYAKEAESAKRRLATDSEKIGDYNLPTLKKVDRKPKEKQDGPVTLFPSDDEDEDDESVGFGDSDEAESDDGDNVDSEAEDDDAMSGTEDSDEEVDDAEVKVPQGKQKKKQQTNGKQLKKQKNPSAQEADDYPLENVKDTDQVDILQDLKLDDWDD from the exons ATGAAGATCAAACAGTCAAAGAAAAAGCCGGATTTCCAGAACATGTCACTGGACAACTTCCTCGACAACATGGATGTCGATGCTGGCGAGGAGGAACCCGAAACGAAACCTAAAAGCAAACTCAAAGCAAATGGCATAGACaaggcgaagaaaaagataaaGGCGAAAGGGGAGGGCAGCACCAAGGAACAACTTCAACCGGCAGTGAGCGAATCGAATCCGAAGAAGAAAGCCGCAAAAACCCTTGAACCG GAAGATACGGATGAGGAATACGACGAAGATGCCGCCATGGAGGAGGTAGAACGGGAGCATCAGCTGGCGCTGAGCAAGCTTGAAAAGACCGATCCGGAGTTGTTCGCGTTTTTGAAGAAGAACGATGAGAAGCTGCTGAAATTCGGTGCGATGGATAGCGATATTTCGGATTTCAGCGATTCGGAGGATGAAGCAGATAAGGAGGAAGACGAGGAGGAAGGCGTACACAAGCCGTCCGGTAAACTGGAAGTGGCCAGTGACGAGAGTGACTTCGAGCCCGACGAGGAACAGGGCGTCGAGAAGGATGAAGAAGACGGTGACGATggcgacgaggaggaggaggcagAAGCTGATGGCGGGAAGAAAGGCCCCGCGGAGCACGAACCAGGTACGAAAATAACGTTCAAGATGCTGAGAGCATGGACGAAGGACCTGACCACCCTGCCGGTGAAATACGTGCATCCGATTAGGAACATTTGCTATGCGTTCAGTTCGGCTATCCATACCGTCACGGGAGATCAAGGCACTATTCCGCCGTACCGAGTGGAGGGTTCGGCCATGTTTAATGCCATCGTGCAGACGTGCGTCCTGCACCTCGTACCGGCCGTACGCAGCTACCttcggctgaccgataagcgGCAGTTTAAGGACatcaaaaaagataaaaaattcataaaggTTCGCGCCTGCCTTAAAAATTATCTGGCCGATCTGACGAATCTGATCGAGAACGTGTCCTCGACGCACATCATGTCGGTGCTGCTGAAGCACTTGCACCAGTTCTCGTGGATCCTCATTCGGTTTCCACTCTGCACAAAACCGATCTTGAAGCGTATGATCGTCATCTGGAGTACATCGGACGAGGAAACGATTCGCGTCCTGGCGTTCCTTGTTATCCTGAAGGTAACGTACGCCCAGAAGCGTTACTTGAGCGTGGTCCTGAAGGCAATGTACTTGGCGTACGTGAAAAACAGCAAGTTTGTCTCGCCAAACACGCTGCCGAACATCAACTTCATGCGTCGTTCGCTGTCGGAGCTGTTCTTGATTGACTTCAACGTGGCGTACCAGCACATGTTTCTGTACATCCGCCAGCTGGCAATCCATCTGCGAAATGCAACGGTTctgcagaaaaaagaaagcctcCAGTACATCTACAACTGGCAGTACATCAATTCGCTCAAACTATGGGGCGACATTTTAGGAACGGCCCACGGCAACGGAAACGCTCTCGAGCCTCTGATCTATCCCCTCGTCTCGATCACGATCGGTGTGATCAAGCTGACCCCTTCGGCGCAATATTTCCCACTCCGTTTCCACTGTTGTCGTATCTTGACGCAGCTGAACGCGAAGACGCGCATCTACATCCCGGTGCTTCCGTTCCTGGTGGAGGTGCTGAAATCGAACAGCTTCAACGAGAAACATAAGAAGCTGTCGCTACGACCCGTCAACTTGACCTGTTTGCTGCGTTTCGCGCCGGCCAATATTCAGGAGAACGGTTACAAGGATGCCGTGCTCGATCAGATCTACGAGCTGATCCTGGAGTTTGCTGCCAACGAGTCCGCCTCGGTCGCATACCCCGAGATTGTGCTTCCGATCATCCTACAGCTGCGTCAGTACGCCAAGGCGACCACGGTTTACAAGTACGCACGCAAGATGAAGCAGTTGAGCGACAAGCTGATGGAAAACTACGAGTTTATGGATAAGCGGCGCAGCAAGCTGGACATCCCGCTGGCTGATACCGATCGTATCCGAGGCTGGGAAGAAACGGTACGAGCTTCGGGCACGCCGCTCCGTACATTCTACGCCACCTACGCCAAGGAGGCGGAATCGGCAAAGCGTCGGTTGGCCACCGACTCGGAGAAGATCGGCGACTACAATCTGCCGACGTTGAAGAAGGTGGACCGAAAGCCGAAGGAGAAGCAGGACGGTCCGGTGACGCTGTTCCCTtcggacgacgaagacgaggaTGACGAGTCGGTCGGATTCGGAGACAGCGACGAGGCCGAATCGGATGATGGGGATAATGTTGACTCGGAGGCTGAGGATGATGATGCCATGTCCGGCACGGAGGATAGCGACGAGGAGGTGGACGACGCTGAAGTAAAGGTTCCACAAGgcaagcagaagaagaagcaacAGACGAATGGCAAACAGTTGAAAAAACAGAAGAATCCGTCGGCACAGGAAGCCGACGATTATCCACTAGAGAACGTAAAAGATACCGATCAGGTGGATATCTTGCAAGATTTGAAGCTTGACGATTGGGACGATTGA